From a region of the Haematobia irritans isolate KBUSLIRL chromosome 4, ASM5000362v1, whole genome shotgun sequence genome:
- the LOC142234783 gene encoding nurim homolog codes for MATVKQYLVLLLALASFVYTIYVVTNLIQFLSSPRKTSKIYTWVFNLLDNKSRLEAAYGPIIFNSLYLILFIFQHSFMKSGLVKKLLQNLGLSTAERAIYSLTSSGCLHYMIRNWVSSSSIIVWQFDVEESKWKWWSFTLLHALSWMIICGGSMIMDLPELVGIKQPYYDMKSYAQPLAYKSFELRHLFNHVRHPSFVGFSVILWFNNLMTLDRLLLAVMLTSYMYFGWSSDHSDLIYQKCQLQRKKEELKSQ; via the exons ATGGCAACGGTTAAGCAATATTTGGTCCTCCTTCTCGCATTAGCGTCGTTTGTTTATACTATCTATGTGGTTACAAATCTGATACAGTTCCTGTCCTCTCCTAGAAAAACCTCGAAAATTTATACTTGGGTCTTCAATTTGTTGGATAACAAATCTCGTCTAGAAGCTGCATACGGtccaataattttcaattcgcTTTATTTGATACTGTTCATTTTCCAGCACAGTTTTATGAAATCTGGACTCGTAAAGAAGTTATTACAGAATTTGGGTTTGTCAACAGCTGAACGAGCTATTTATAGTCTGACATCATCTGGCTGTTTGCAT TACATGATTAGGAATTGGGTTAGTTCCTCGTCTATAATAGTTTGGCAGTTTGATGTGGAGGAGAGCAAATGGAAGTGGTGGTCATTTACCTTGTTACACGCCTTATCGTGGATGATTATATGCGGCGGTAGCATGATTATGGATTTGCCAGAACTCGTTGGCATTAAGCAA CCTTACTATGACATGAAATCTTACGCCCAACCATTGGCTTATAAGTCTTTTGAGTTAAGACACCTATTCAACCATGTGCGGCATCCTTCGTTTGTTGGTTTCTCTGTGATATTATGGTTCAATAATCTTATGACTCTTGATCGTCTATTGCTTGCTGTTATGCTGACCTCCTACATGTACTTTGGATGGTCTTCTGATCACAGTGATCTAATTTATCAAAAGTGCCAGCTACAACGCAAAAAAGAAGAACTAAaatctcaatga